The sequence below is a genomic window from Thiomonas intermedia.
TTGTTTTTCGTTCCGAAAAGGGACGAGAGTAAGGACATGACCGCTCCGTGAAGACTGATGGACGTAGGGGAGGCAAACCGTTCGAGATCGGTTTACGAAAGAAAACAGGGAAAGGACGTCATCCGATGATTCACACCTTGTCTCAGGTGACGTTCAGGAAGTGCTCGTTCTCGGCCAGGGCCAGAAGATCGACTTCGTTCCAGAGGTTGTGCTCTGCATCGCGGTAGGCGGCGCCCAGCCAGGGGCGGGAAACATCGCGGGCGGCATCCGGGTCTTTCTGCAGTTGATCCGGGTTGCGCAGGCCCACAAGTTGATCGACCAGCAGGGCCGTGTTGAGATCGAGCGCGGAGGCGAACTGGATCAGCCGCGCCTGCGGCGTCAACCCGTTGGAGCCGTCGCCCAGAAAACGGCCCAGGTGCACGACACCGCAGACCTGGCCGCGCAGGCTGGCCAGGCCCAGAAACCAGGGCGAGGCGTGGGGCAGCGGGGCGCAGTGCTGCATCGGCGAAATTTCGCCGGAGAACTCCAGCGGCAGCAGCAAGCGCCACTGCCCCGCCATCACGGCCAGCCAGCGCGAAGGGGCCTGCCCGCTCTGTGCGGCCGTCAGGCGTTGGGCGAGGTGGGACTGGAATTCGCGCAGCGAGGCTCGGGACATGGGCGACAGGTTCGAGGGAGTAATCGGGCGGACGCTGGCTCAGACGATGGCGCGGATCTTGTCGAGCAGATCGGTGGCGTTCACCGGCTTGATGACGTAGTCGGACGCACCCTGGCGCATGGCCCAGACCTTGTCGGTCTCGAGCTTCTTGCTGGTGCACATGATGACGGGGATGCCGGAGTAGGCCGGATCGCGCGTGATCTGGCGGGTGAGCTGAAAGCCGTTCTGACCCGGCATCACCACGTCCATCAGAATCAGATCGGGCTTGACGGCGGCCAGCATGGCCATGGCCTGCTCGCCGTTCTCGGCCGTGTTCACGCTGTAGCCGTGCTTGGTCAGCAGGTCGGACAGGAAGTACAGCTCGGTCTTGGAATCGTCGACGATGAGGATGTTGTGTACGGACATGGCAGTCGAAGGGTGGGGCGATCAGGTGCTGGAGAGGGCGGCGTTCAGATGGCGTTTGACCGCGTCGAGCAACTGGTCTTTCGTGAAGGGCTTGGTCAGGTAATCCTGGGCGCCGACCATTCGGCCCCGAGCCTTGTCGAACACGCCGTCCTTGCTGGACAGCATGACCATGGGGATGTGGGCGAACTTGCCGCTGCGACGAATCACGGCCACGGTCTGATAGCCGTCGAGCCGGGGCATCAGAATGTCGCAGAAGATCAGATCGGGGCTGTGATCGTTGACCTTGGACAGGGCATCGAACCCGTCTTCGGCGAGCAGCACCTCGTAACCCGCCTGCTTGAGAAAGATCTCGGCACTGCGGCGGATGGTGTTGCTGTCATCGATGACCAACACTTTGAATGGGCTGGTAGGCGCAACCATGCACATCCTTTGCGATAGAGGAAAAGGAAAAACGCTGCGGTGACTTGCCGTTCCCGATTAAACCGGCACCATCTCGAAATCTTCTTTGCGTGCACCGCACTCGGGGCAGGTCCAGTTCATCGGAACATCCGCCCAGCGCGTGCCTGGTGCAATGCCGCTTTCTGGATGGCCTTCGGCTTCGAAGTAAATGAAGCCGCAGATCAGGCACATCCAACTGCAAAAGTCTTGTTTGTCCACAGCGTATCGGGGTAAGAGAGAAGATTCAACGATTCTAGGGTTTGATGTTGCATTTTGACCCAAGACCACGCCTTCATGCGCAAGCCGTGTGACAGATCAAGGCGAAGGTTTGCCAGGCTTGCGCCGCCGCGCCTGGGCACTACCATGCCGTCATGATGACCGAATCCACAGAATCCCCTCCCGCCGTGATGTTCTTCAACGCCGCCGACCCCAGCGGCAGTGCGGGGCTCGCGGCCGATCTGGCATCGTGCTCGGCCGTGGGCTGCCATCCCTTGCCCGTCACCACCGCGCTCTGGGTGCGAGACACCGCGGAGATCTTCGACACCATCGAGATCGAGGCCGATGCGGTGGTGGAGCAGGCGCGGGCCGTGCTCGAAGATGTCGAGATTTCCGCCTGGAAGGTCGGGTTCCTGGGCAGCGTCGATGTGGTCAATGCCGTGGCCGAATTGCTGGCGGACTACAGCCAGGTGCCGCTCGTGACCTATGCCGGCAATTTCCATGTGCTCGACGAGTCGCAGACCGACGACTACATCAAGGCCATGCAGGACCTCATCCTGCCGCAAACCCGCGTGCTCACCGGCAACCAGAGTGCACTCACTCAGTTGCTGCTGCCCGAATGGGAGGGCGAGGCGCCGCCCACGCTCGACGCGCTGATGCAGAAGTCGCAGCAACTGGGCGTGCAATACCTGCTTGTCACGGGCATCGTGGCCAGCGAGGGCAAGGTCGAGAACGTGCTGATGAGTCCCAGGCGCGTGCTCCTGCGCGAGAGTTTCGAGCTGTTCGAGGCCGGGTTCACCGGCGCCGGCGATACCTTGTCGGCGGTGCTCACGGCGATTCTGGCCAATGGCGCCAAGCTCGATCAGGCCGTCCACGAGGCCATCGAATACCTCGATCACTGTCTCGATTTTGGCTATCGCCCCGGCATGGGCCAGGTCGTCCCCGACCGTTTCTTCTGGGCCCAGCCCACCGACGAGGACGACGAGATGCCGGGCGAGCCGGGCACGCCGACCTTGCAGTGACCTTGAAGGCGTTCGGCATTCCGCGGCCCGCGCGCCAGACAGACCGTCCGTAAGTCATTTGATGTCCATCGCCCTGCTCGTCGGGGCGATTTCCATTCAAGAAAGAGCACCATGTCCATCACGAACCAGCAACTGTTCGATCGCGCCCAGCGCACCATCCCCGGAGGGGTCAACTCGCCTGTGCGCGCCTTCCGTCAGGTCGGAGGCGTACCGCGTTTCATCGACCGCGCTGAAGGGCCCTACATGATCGACGCCGAGGGCACGCGCTACATCGACTACATCGGATCGTGGGGCCCCATGATTGCCGGCCATGCCCACCCGGACGTGACCGCCGCGGTGCAGAAGGCCGCCACGCGTTCGCTGAGTTTCGGTGCGCCCACGGCCGACGAGATCGACATGGCCGAAGCCATCTGCAAGCTCATGCCCGCGGTGGAGCAGGTGCGCCTGGTGTCCAGCGGGACCGAGGCGGGCATGAGCGCCATCCGCCTGGCGCGCGGCTTCACCGGGCGTGATGCCATCGTCAAGTTCGAGGGGTGCTACCACGGCCATGCCGACAGCCTGCTGGTCAAGGCGGGCTCTGGCCTGCTCACCTTCGGCAATCCGAGTTCGGGCGGCGTGCCGGCCGATCTGGCCAAGCACACCCTGGTGCTGGAGTTCAACAACATCGCTCAGATCGAGGAACTGTTCGCCAAGCGCGGCAGCGAGATCGCCTGCGTCATCGTCGAGCCCATCGCCGGCAATATGAATTTCATCCGCGGCACGCAGGCCTGGCACCAGCGGCTGCGTGAGCTTTGCACCGAACATGGCGCCATGCTGGTGTGGGACGAAGTGATGACCGGATTCCGCGTGGCCCTGGGCGGGGCGCAGCAGGTCTACGGTATTCGCCCCGATCTGGTGGTGATGGGCAAGGTGATCGGCGGCGGCATGCCGCTGGCGGCTTTCGGCGGACGGGCGGACGTGATGGCGAAGCTGTCGCCGCTGGGGTCGGTCTATCAGGCCGGCACGCTGTCGGGCAATCCGCTGGCGGTCGCGGCGGGCATGGCGCAGTTGCGTCTGATTCAGCAGCCCGGGTTCTACGAGCGCCTGAGCGCCGCGACGCAGAAGCTGATGCGCGGCCTGGATGCCGCTGCCGAGCGGCACGGCGTGCCGTTCCGTACCGACTCGGAAGGCGGCATGTTCGGCTTCTATTTCTCCACCCGGCTTCCGCAGAACTATCCCGACATGGCCGATGCCGATGTCGAGATCTTCAAGCGCTTTTTCCACGCCATGCTCGATCGCGGCGTGTATCTGGCACCGAGCATGTTCGAGGCGGGTTTCGTCTCGGCGGCGCACGACGACGCCGTGATCGACGCCACGCTGCAGGCGGCCGACGGCGCGTTCAGAGACTTGGCGGCTCGCTGAGCGAGCACGGAAAAACGCCGGGCCGTCCCAAGTTTTTCCAGCCCCCTCGGGGGGCAGCGCAGGCGCAGCCGGAGCGTGGGGGCAACAGTCCTAGCGGGGGATCTGCACGTCCCACTGCCGCGCGGCGATCACCGCGGTGCGGCCATTCATATAGGGCGAATACAGGCGCTTCTGATAGATGCGCGGTGCGGGCAGCATGACGGCCAGCCTGGCGGCCTGCGACGGGCTCAGGCGCGCGGCGCTGGTGTGAAAGTAGGTCTGCGCAGCGGCTTCGGCGCCGTAAAGGCCATGGCCCCATTCCACGCTGTTGAGGTAGATCTCCAGAATGCGGCGCTTGCCCAGAATGCCTTCGAGCATGAAGGTGATGACCAGCTCCTGGCCCTTGCGCAGGTAGTCGCGCTCGGGCGAGAGGAACAGGTTTTTGGCGA
It includes:
- a CDS encoding chemotaxis protein CheW encodes the protein MSRASLREFQSHLAQRLTAAQSGQAPSRWLAVMAGQWRLLLPLEFSGEISPMQHCAPLPHASPWFLGLASLRGQVCGVVHLGRFLGDGSNGLTPQARLIQFASALDLNTALLVDQLVGLRNPDQLQKDPDAARDVSRPWLGAAYRDAEHNLWNEVDLLALAENEHFLNVT
- a CDS encoding response regulator transcription factor, which encodes MSVHNILIVDDSKTELYFLSDLLTKHGYSVNTAENGEQAMAMLAAVKPDLILMDVVMPGQNGFQLTRQITRDPAYSGIPVIMCTSKKLETDKVWAMRQGASDYVIKPVNATDLLDKIRAIV
- a CDS encoding response regulator, with amino-acid sequence MVAPTSPFKVLVIDDSNTIRRSAEIFLKQAGYEVLLAEDGFDALSKVNDHSPDLIFCDILMPRLDGYQTVAVIRRSGKFAHIPMVMLSSKDGVFDKARGRMVGAQDYLTKPFTKDQLLDAVKRHLNAALSST
- a CDS encoding rubredoxin; this encodes MCLICGFIYFEAEGHPESGIAPGTRWADVPMNWTCPECGARKEDFEMVPV
- the thiD gene encoding bifunctional hydroxymethylpyrimidine kinase/phosphomethylpyrimidine kinase; amino-acid sequence: MMTESTESPPAVMFFNAADPSGSAGLAADLASCSAVGCHPLPVTTALWVRDTAEIFDTIEIEADAVVEQARAVLEDVEISAWKVGFLGSVDVVNAVAELLADYSQVPLVTYAGNFHVLDESQTDDYIKAMQDLILPQTRVLTGNQSALTQLLLPEWEGEAPPTLDALMQKSQQLGVQYLLVTGIVASEGKVENVLMSPRRVLLRESFELFEAGFTGAGDTLSAVLTAILANGAKLDQAVHEAIEYLDHCLDFGYRPGMGQVVPDRFFWAQPTDEDDEMPGEPGTPTLQ
- the hemL gene encoding glutamate-1-semialdehyde 2,1-aminomutase, whose protein sequence is MSITNQQLFDRAQRTIPGGVNSPVRAFRQVGGVPRFIDRAEGPYMIDAEGTRYIDYIGSWGPMIAGHAHPDVTAAVQKAATRSLSFGAPTADEIDMAEAICKLMPAVEQVRLVSSGTEAGMSAIRLARGFTGRDAIVKFEGCYHGHADSLLVKAGSGLLTFGNPSSGGVPADLAKHTLVLEFNNIAQIEELFAKRGSEIACVIVEPIAGNMNFIRGTQAWHQRLRELCTEHGAMLVWDEVMTGFRVALGGAQQVYGIRPDLVVMGKVIGGGMPLAAFGGRADVMAKLSPLGSVYQAGTLSGNPLAVAAGMAQLRLIQQPGFYERLSAATQKLMRGLDAAAERHGVPFRTDSEGGMFGFYFSTRLPQNYPDMADADVEIFKRFFHAMLDRGVYLAPSMFEAGFVSAAHDDAVIDATLQAADGAFRDLAAR